In Hoeflea ulvae, one genomic interval encodes:
- a CDS encoding peroxiredoxin, translating into MSELAEGMTAPGFDLPRDGGGNVSLGGLAGKIVVLYFYPKDNTSGCTVEAIDFTALGSELDAAGAVVVGMSPDPVKAHDKFVAKHQLGVILASDEDKAVLEAYGVWKEKSMYGRKYMGVERSTFLIDKDGKIARTWRKVKVPGHAQAVLDAVKAL; encoded by the coding sequence ATGAGCGAACTTGCCGAAGGCATGACAGCGCCTGGCTTCGATCTGCCACGCGATGGCGGCGGAAACGTGTCGCTGGGCGGATTGGCCGGCAAGATCGTGGTGCTCTATTTCTACCCCAAGGACAACACCAGCGGCTGCACGGTCGAAGCCATCGACTTCACCGCGCTCGGCAGCGAACTCGACGCAGCCGGCGCGGTCGTGGTCGGCATGTCGCCCGATCCGGTCAAGGCGCATGACAAATTCGTCGCCAAGCACCAGCTCGGCGTCATCCTGGCGTCCGATGAAGACAAAGCGGTCCTCGAAGCCTATGGGGTCTGGAAGGAAAAGAGCATGTATGGCCGCAAATATATGGGTGTCGAGCGCTCGACATTCCTCATCGATAAAGACGGCAAGATCGCCAGGACCTGGCGCAAGGTCAAAGTTCCCGGCCATGCCCAGGCCGTGCTCGACGCGGTAAAGGCACTGTGA
- a CDS encoding ferritin-like domain-containing protein, which yields MAEDLDVKTALAQSVATRWQERRLSLRSPLDALAPLRPGRPAKPDLVPPTQVARRSLHTPHGRIALLHAIAHIELNAVDLALDIVARFAAAPMPQSFFDGWMQVAFEEAKHFNLVRGRLHALDADYGDLPAHDGLWQAAHDTRNDLTARLAVVPLILEARGLDVTPSLLLKMREVGDDESAAVLDIIYEDEKKHVAIGAKWFRFICAREGKDAAATFRLLVRANFRGGLKPPFNDLARAAAGLTPTFYRALTSQNMS from the coding sequence ATGGCCGAAGACCTTGATGTCAAGACCGCGCTGGCCCAGTCCGTCGCCACACGCTGGCAGGAACGGCGGCTGTCCCTGCGCTCGCCGCTCGATGCGCTTGCGCCGCTGCGGCCGGGGCGCCCCGCCAAGCCCGATCTGGTGCCGCCGACCCAGGTTGCCCGGCGCTCGCTGCATACGCCGCATGGCCGGATCGCCCTGCTGCATGCCATCGCCCATATCGAGCTCAACGCCGTCGATCTTGCGCTCGACATCGTCGCCCGCTTTGCCGCAGCGCCGATGCCGCAGAGTTTCTTCGACGGCTGGATGCAGGTCGCCTTTGAAGAAGCCAAGCATTTCAACCTTGTACGCGGGCGGCTTCATGCACTTGACGCCGATTATGGCGACCTGCCGGCCCATGACGGGCTGTGGCAGGCAGCGCATGACACCCGCAACGACCTGACCGCCCGGCTGGCGGTGGTGCCGCTCATTCTCGAAGCCAGGGGCCTTGATGTCACCCCCTCTTTGCTGCTCAAGATGCGCGAAGTCGGCGATGACGAAAGCGCTGCCGTTCTCGACATCATCTATGAGGACGAGAAGAAGCATGTCGCCATCGGCGCCAAGTGGTTCCGCTTCATCTGCGCCCGCGAAGGCAAGGATGCGGCGGCCACTTTCCGGCTACTGGTCCGCGCCAATTTCCGCGGCGGGCTGAAACCGCCATTCAACGACCTCGCCCGCGCCGCAGCCGGTCTCACACCCACCTTTTACCGGGCGCTGACCAGCCAGAACATGTCCTGA
- a CDS encoding M23 family metallopeptidase — protein sequence MTIRPWIAGLCVSVLGVMAIGYLAATTYLVLRDDLIGASMARQARMQHAYEDRIAALRSQVDRVTSRQLLDQQLMEEKVAELIARQEALTNRHGKLGPLLDRAGAEPKNIPVPVANPKNHAGLATASTKTRRLAALTSQPQQPLAAAPTINVNPLAYAALSSSRNAETVGERADRIFSTVTLSLKSIEREQIEKMQNLAIDAFETASEIDEIITAAGLPMPDIQDTAVGGPFVRPNDPNAFEATLGDLDQALGRLDAVRRSARKLPIGIPAPGAEITSKFGNRRDPFLGRLAFHGGIDFRVKSGTPVYSTASGKVVHAGRNGGYGKMVEIQHGNGLTTRYAHLSSVSVNKGDVVTIGTRIGKSGSTGRSTGPHLHYEVRRNGNAIDPMRFLRTAKKLKPLLVSN from the coding sequence ATGACCATACGCCCGTGGATTGCGGGGCTTTGCGTTTCGGTTCTCGGCGTCATGGCCATCGGCTACCTGGCAGCGACCACCTATCTGGTGCTGCGCGACGACCTGATCGGCGCCTCGATGGCCCGCCAGGCCCGCATGCAGCACGCCTATGAAGACCGCATTGCCGCGCTGCGCTCGCAGGTCGACAGGGTTACCAGCCGTCAATTGCTCGACCAGCAGCTGATGGAAGAGAAGGTCGCCGAACTGATTGCCCGGCAGGAAGCCCTGACCAACCGCCACGGCAAGCTGGGCCCCTTGCTTGACCGGGCCGGCGCCGAGCCGAAGAACATTCCGGTTCCGGTCGCCAATCCGAAGAATCATGCCGGGCTTGCCACCGCCTCGACCAAGACCAGGCGCCTCGCAGCCCTCACAAGCCAGCCGCAGCAGCCGCTGGCCGCCGCGCCCACCATCAACGTCAATCCTCTGGCCTATGCCGCGCTTTCGAGCAGCCGCAACGCGGAGACCGTCGGCGAACGGGCCGACCGGATTTTCTCGACCGTCACCCTGTCGCTCAAGTCGATCGAACGCGAGCAGATCGAGAAAATGCAAAATCTCGCCATCGACGCCTTCGAGACCGCCTCCGAGATCGACGAGATCATCACCGCCGCAGGCCTGCCGATGCCGGACATTCAGGACACCGCCGTCGGCGGTCCGTTCGTGCGGCCGAATGATCCCAATGCTTTCGAAGCCACGCTTGGCGATCTCGACCAGGCACTGGGCCGCCTCGACGCCGTGCGCCGCAGCGCCCGCAAGCTGCCGATCGGCATCCCTGCCCCCGGCGCTGAAATCACCTCGAAATTCGGCAATCGCCGTGACCCTTTCCTCGGCCGGCTCGCCTTTCACGGCGGCATCGATTTTCGCGTCAAGAGCGGAACCCCGGTCTACAGCACCGCTTCGGGCAAGGTTGTCCATGCCGGCCGCAATGGCGGCTACGGCAAGATGGTCGAGATCCAGCACGGCAACGGGCTGACCACCCGCTACGCCCATCTCTCCAGCGTCTCCGTCAACAAGGGCGACGTGGTGACCATCGGCACGCGCATCGGCAAATCCGGCTCGACCGGCCGCTCCACCGGCCCGCATCTGCACTATGAAGTGCGCCGCAACGGCAATGCCATCGACCCGATGCGCTTTCTCCGGACAGCCAAGAAACTCAAGCCGCTGCTGGTCTCCAACTGA
- a CDS encoding DEAD/DEAH box helicase: MTTFADLGLSQKVLSAVTDAGYTTPTPIQEGAIPPALERRDILGIAQTGTGKTAGFVLPMLTMLERGRARARMPRTLILEPTRELAAQVHENFEKYGKNHRLNIVLLIGGVSFDEQDRKLERGADVLIATPGRLLDHTERGKLLMTGVEILVIDEADRMLDMGFIPDIERIVKFIPFTRQTLFFSATMPPEIQKLADKFLQNPARIEVAPPSSTAATVEQRLVACGSKDFEKRERLRDLIKTQTELTNAIIFCNRKKDVADLYKSLEKHGFSVGALHGDMDQRSRTNMLQGFKDNEITLLVASDVAARGLDIPAVSHVFNFDVPIHAEDYVHRIGRTGRAGRAGAAFTMVSRKDAKYVDAITKLIDRDIEWLDGKDAIQASSEDADEKPGRGRRSDSKGTARRSSRGEKKSQEEKPAAVEAAAPVAETAAQPEAVTETVTRDAPREEARPRHEAREERKPREERQPKQERQERPAPQRAQEPANANEDRNRNRNNRRGRDNDDREPTPVGFGDEIPAFMMIGG; the protein is encoded by the coding sequence TTGACCACTTTTGCTGATCTTGGCTTGAGCCAAAAAGTACTGTCCGCCGTGACTGACGCTGGATACACGACGCCAACTCCTATCCAGGAAGGCGCCATCCCGCCTGCGCTCGAACGGCGCGACATTCTGGGCATCGCCCAGACCGGAACCGGCAAGACCGCCGGCTTCGTGCTGCCAATGCTGACCATGCTGGAAAGAGGCCGCGCCCGCGCCCGCATGCCGCGCACCCTGATCCTTGAACCAACGCGCGAACTCGCAGCCCAGGTTCACGAGAATTTCGAGAAATACGGCAAGAATCACCGCCTCAACATCGTGCTGCTGATCGGCGGCGTCTCCTTTGACGAGCAGGACCGCAAGCTCGAACGTGGCGCAGACGTGCTGATCGCCACCCCGGGCCGCCTGCTCGACCACACCGAACGCGGCAAGCTGTTGATGACCGGCGTGGAAATCCTGGTGATCGACGAAGCCGACAGAATGCTCGACATGGGCTTCATTCCCGACATCGAGCGCATCGTCAAATTCATTCCGTTTACCCGTCAGACCCTGTTCTTCTCGGCCACCATGCCGCCGGAAATCCAGAAGCTGGCTGACAAGTTCCTGCAGAACCCTGCCCGCATCGAAGTGGCACCGCCATCCTCCACGGCCGCCACCGTCGAGCAGCGCCTGGTTGCCTGCGGTAGCAAGGACTTTGAGAAGCGCGAACGCCTGCGCGATCTGATCAAGACGCAGACCGAACTGACCAACGCCATCATTTTCTGCAACCGCAAGAAAGACGTGGCCGATCTTTACAAATCGCTGGAGAAGCACGGCTTTTCCGTCGGCGCCCTGCATGGCGACATGGATCAGCGCTCGCGCACCAACATGCTGCAGGGCTTCAAGGACAACGAGATCACCTTGCTGGTGGCTTCCGATGTCGCCGCCCGCGGCCTCGACATTCCGGCCGTCAGTCACGTGTTCAATTTCGACGTGCCGATCCATGCCGAGGATTATGTCCACCGCATCGGCCGCACCGGCCGTGCCGGACGCGCCGGCGCAGCCTTCACCATGGTCTCGCGCAAGGACGCCAAATATGTCGACGCCATCACCAAGCTGATCGATCGCGACATCGAATGGCTTGATGGCAAGGACGCCATTCAGGCGTCTTCCGAAGATGCGGACGAAAAACCCGGCCGTGGCCGCCGCAGCGACAGCAAGGGAACGGCACGCCGGTCCAGCCGTGGCGAGAAGAAGAGCCAGGAAGAAAAGCCCGCGGCTGTCGAAGCTGCAGCGCCTGTGGCCGAGACTGCAGCGCAGCCCGAAGCGGTGACCGAGACCGTCACCCGCGACGCGCCCCGCGAAGAAGCCCGGCCCCGCCACGAGGCCCGCGAAGAGCGCAAGCCTCGTGAAGAGCGCCAGCCCAAGCAGGAACGCCAGGAGCGTCCGGCACCGCAGCGCGCGCAGGAACCGGCCAACGCCAATGAAGACCGCAACCGCAATCGCAACAACCGCCGTGGCCGTGACAATGACGACCGCGAGCCGACACCGGTTGGATTCGGCGACGAGATTCCCGCCTTCATGATGATCGGCGGCTGA
- a CDS encoding IS630 family transposase — MGKPHPVELRARVVGFVEEGNSHREAARHFRVSPRFVNNMMILHRATGSLAPARQGHPQGGKLTAHGGWIESRVAANGEVTLDELCVELAERGVEVHRSTVGRFLNQLGLSHKKSLKASEQLRPEIAHARDLWIERRRRFFNKALARLIFIDETSTNTKLTKRTGWSAKGQRFNAYTPFGAWKTQTFIAGLRSHGLTAPWIVNAPMNGRIFETWVETQLAPTLSKGDIVILDNVAFHKSERAEQLVRAKGAWLLFLPPYSPDLNPIEMAFSKLKALLRKHAARSFDAISMALGEIVDLFSVTECRNFFKAAGYEAQ, encoded by the coding sequence ATGGGCAAGCCGCATCCGGTCGAGTTGCGTGCGCGTGTCGTTGGGTTTGTAGAAGAAGGTAACAGCCATCGGGAGGCGGCTCGGCATTTCCGGGTGTCGCCGAGATTTGTCAATAACATGATGATCCTGCATCGAGCCACCGGCTCGCTTGCGCCTGCAAGGCAGGGCCATCCGCAAGGCGGCAAGCTGACGGCGCATGGCGGATGGATTGAGTCCCGTGTCGCTGCGAATGGTGAAGTGACGCTCGACGAACTCTGCGTCGAACTCGCCGAGCGTGGCGTTGAAGTGCACCGCTCGACGGTCGGCCGGTTTCTCAATCAGCTTGGGCTGAGCCATAAAAAAAGTCTCAAGGCAAGCGAACAGTTGCGGCCGGAGATCGCCCACGCTCGTGATCTCTGGATCGAACGACGCCGGCGCTTCTTCAACAAGGCATTGGCGCGGCTGATTTTTATCGATGAAACATCGACCAACACCAAACTGACCAAACGCACAGGATGGTCAGCCAAAGGTCAGCGCTTCAACGCCTATACGCCGTTCGGCGCATGGAAAACGCAGACCTTCATCGCCGGCTTGCGCAGTCACGGACTGACCGCGCCATGGATCGTCAACGCGCCGATGAACGGGCGCATCTTCGAAACCTGGGTCGAAACCCAACTGGCTCCAACCCTGTCAAAAGGCGACATCGTCATTCTCGACAATGTCGCCTTCCACAAAAGCGAGCGGGCCGAGCAATTGGTCAGGGCCAAAGGAGCCTGGCTCCTCTTCCTGCCACCCTATAGCCCAGATCTCAATCCCATCGAGATGGCCTTTTCAAAGCTCAAGGCGCTGCTGCGAAAGCACGCAGCACGCAGCTTCGATGCCATCAGCATGGCGCTCGGCGAAATTGTAGATCTCTTCTCCGTCACCGAATGCCGCAACTTCTTCAAGGCTGCAGGCTATGAGGCACAATAG
- a CDS encoding LysR family transcriptional regulator, which produces MLLNNIALFQKIVEKGSLSAAGRELGLSPTTVSERLSALEAHYGIVLLNRTTRAISLTEEGRTLVEGAKHVLGEIEDLETRIRHGAQTLSGLIRVSAPSDLGRTIVSEQINLFLAQHPSISVELLLSDGYIDIVGQGFDMAVRFGTVIDSSLRVRSMGEWRRLVCAAPAYLARHGTPRAPADLKDHNCLVMRFGVNLDNVWRLGPHAMQQIVTVQGDRVANDSALVRQWALDGHGIMFRSELDVGPDIRAGRLVELLAEHAPPPTPIQMLFPPSRAQPRRVRALADQLAARLLQRD; this is translated from the coding sequence ATGCTGCTCAACAACATCGCCCTGTTTCAAAAGATCGTCGAGAAAGGCAGCCTGTCGGCTGCCGGACGCGAGCTGGGGCTGTCGCCGACCACTGTCTCCGAACGGCTGTCGGCGCTGGAAGCCCATTACGGCATCGTGCTGCTCAACCGCACCACCCGCGCCATCAGCCTGACCGAGGAAGGCCGGACGCTGGTCGAGGGCGCCAAGCATGTGCTGGGCGAGATCGAGGATCTGGAAACCCGCATCCGCCACGGCGCGCAGACCCTTTCAGGCCTGATCCGCGTCAGCGCGCCCAGCGATCTTGGCCGCACCATTGTTTCCGAACAGATCAATCTGTTTCTGGCGCAGCACCCGTCAATTTCGGTCGAGTTGCTGCTGTCGGACGGTTATATCGACATTGTCGGTCAGGGCTTTGACATGGCGGTGCGCTTCGGCACGGTGATCGACAGTTCTCTGCGTGTGCGAAGCATGGGCGAATGGCGCCGTCTGGTCTGCGCTGCGCCCGCGTATCTCGCGCGGCACGGCACGCCGCGGGCGCCTGCCGATCTCAAGGATCACAATTGCCTGGTGATGCGGTTCGGTGTCAATCTCGACAATGTCTGGCGGCTTGGTCCGCATGCGATGCAGCAGATCGTCACGGTGCAGGGTGACCGGGTGGCCAATGACAGTGCGCTGGTGCGGCAATGGGCCCTGGACGGGCATGGCATCATGTTCCGCTCGGAGCTCGATGTCGGGCCCGATATCAGGGCAGGGCGCCTGGTCGAGCTGCTGGCCGAGCACGCGCCGCCGCCGACGCCGATCCAGATGCTGTTTCCGCCGAGCCGGGCCCAGCCCAGGCGGGTGCGCGCCCTGGCCGATCAACTGGCGGCGCGGCTCTTGCAGCGGGACTAA
- a CDS encoding putative quinol monooxygenase, which yields MSKLTIVANIKANPDKIALVKKELEKLLAVTRAEAGCINYDLHQDNDNPAHFMFYENWESRELWQTHMNAPHLAAYMQATDGAVAEFVLNEMTRIG from the coding sequence ATGAGCAAACTGACCATCGTCGCCAATATAAAGGCCAATCCGGACAAGATCGCCCTGGTCAAGAAGGAGCTCGAAAAGCTCCTCGCCGTGACCCGCGCCGAAGCCGGCTGCATCAATTACGACCTGCACCAGGACAACGACAATCCCGCACATTTCATGTTCTATGAAAACTGGGAATCGCGCGAATTGTGGCAGACCCACATGAACGCCCCGCATCTGGCCGCCTATATGCAGGCCACTGACGGTGCCGTCGCCGAATTCGTGCTCAACGAAATGACCCGGATCGGCTGA
- a CDS encoding SDR family NAD(P)-dependent oxidoreductase produces MQKTILITGSTDGIGLETAKLLVADSHTVLLHGRNPAKLAQAEEVLAALGKGGSVETYVADLSRMADVEALATAVAGRRDRLDVLINNAGVYHAPVTVTADGLDVRFAVNTIAPYLLTQRLLPLLGETGRVINLSSAAQSPVNLEALSGKARLSDGAAYAQSKLALTMWSRAMAVSSKQSGPVVVAVNPGSLLGSKMVKQAFGVAGGDLAIGAEILFRAALSDEFAQATGLYFDNDSGKFASPHPDALNTQKSEDVVSMIETILSKLIKQ; encoded by the coding sequence ATGCAGAAGACAATCCTCATCACCGGTTCCACCGACGGCATCGGCCTGGAAACAGCTAAGCTGCTGGTCGCAGACAGCCACACCGTGCTGCTGCATGGCCGCAACCCGGCAAAACTGGCGCAAGCCGAAGAAGTCCTCGCAGCACTTGGCAAGGGCGGGAGCGTCGAAACCTATGTCGCCGATCTGTCGCGCATGGCCGATGTCGAAGCCTTGGCGACAGCTGTGGCCGGGCGGCGTGACAGGCTCGATGTGCTGATCAACAATGCGGGCGTCTACCACGCACCGGTAACCGTCACGGCTGACGGGCTTGATGTCCGTTTCGCTGTCAATACCATCGCACCCTACCTGCTGACACAAAGGCTTCTGCCGCTGCTGGGCGAAACCGGACGGGTGATCAACCTGTCGTCAGCCGCCCAGTCTCCGGTCAATCTCGAAGCCCTCTCCGGCAAAGCCCGGCTGTCAGATGGTGCGGCCTACGCGCAAAGCAAGCTGGCGCTGACCATGTGGTCGCGCGCCATGGCCGTATCAAGCAAGCAGAGCGGTCCGGTTGTCGTTGCGGTCAATCCCGGATCCTTGCTTGGCAGCAAGATGGTCAAGCAGGCTTTCGGCGTGGCTGGCGGAGATCTTGCCATCGGTGCCGAGATTCTCTTCCGCGCCGCTCTCTCGGATGAGTTCGCTCAGGCCACCGGCCTGTATTTCGACAATGATAGTGGCAAGTTTGCCTCGCCCCATCCCGACGCGCTCAACACCCAAAAGTCCGAAGACGTCGTCAGCATGATCGAGACGATTCTCTCCAAACTCATAAAACAATAG
- a CDS encoding zinc-binding alcohol dehydrogenase family protein, whose amino-acid sequence MKAVALTHYLPIENPKSFLDVDLPKPVASGRDILVAVRAISVNPVDTKVRAPKDTIEETPRVIGYDASGIVESVGPEVTLFKAGDEVYYAGDITRSGTNQQFHLVDERIVGRKPKSLSFAEAAALPLTTITAYEAFFDRLHIDREGADKGQTVLIIGAGGGVGSIGIQLAKAAGLVVIATASRPETESWVRELGADHVVNHRKDMVAQVRALGIHTVDHIAIFNDMRHWETAVELIRPQGGIVSIDDTDLPMPMGGMKMKAASLHWEFMFARAMHQTPDMIEQHNLLSYVADEIDAGRIRTTLDTVLSPINAENMRKAHALIETGTAKGKVVVEGF is encoded by the coding sequence ATGAAAGCCGTCGCTCTTACCCATTACCTTCCCATCGAAAATCCGAAATCCTTCCTCGATGTCGATCTGCCCAAGCCGGTTGCTTCCGGCCGCGACATCCTCGTTGCCGTCAGGGCCATCTCGGTCAACCCGGTCGACACCAAGGTCCGCGCCCCCAAGGATACGATCGAGGAAACGCCGCGCGTCATCGGCTATGACGCCTCCGGCATTGTCGAATCCGTCGGCCCCGAGGTCACGCTGTTCAAGGCCGGCGACGAGGTCTATTACGCCGGCGATATCACCCGCTCGGGCACCAACCAGCAATTCCATCTCGTCGATGAGCGCATTGTCGGCCGCAAGCCGAAGAGCCTGAGCTTTGCCGAAGCCGCGGCCCTGCCGCTGACCACGATCACCGCTTACGAGGCCTTCTTCGACCGCCTTCATATCGACCGCGAAGGCGCCGACAAGGGCCAGACCGTTCTGATCATCGGCGCCGGCGGCGGTGTCGGCTCGATCGGCATCCAGCTGGCCAAGGCCGCCGGCCTTGTCGTCATCGCCACCGCCTCACGCCCGGAAACCGAAAGCTGGGTCAGGGAACTTGGCGCCGATCACGTCGTCAATCACCGCAAGGACATGGTGGCGCAAGTCCGCGCGCTCGGCATCCACACGGTCGATCACATCGCCATCTTCAACGACATGCGCCACTGGGAAACGGCGGTTGAGCTGATCCGTCCGCAGGGCGGCATCGTCTCCATCGACGACACCGATCTGCCGATGCCAATGGGTGGCATGAAGATGAAGGCCGCCAGCCTGCATTGGGAATTCATGTTTGCCCGCGCCATGCACCAGACGCCGGATATGATCGAGCAGCACAATCTGCTCAGCTATGTCGCCGATGAGATCGACGCCGGCCGGATCCGCACCACGCTCGACACAGTGCTGAGCCCGATCAACGCCGAAAACATGCGTAAGGCGCATGCGCTGATCGAAACCGGCACCGCAAAGGGCAAGGTCGTCGTCGAGGGCTTCTGA
- a CDS encoding TfoX/Sxy family protein produces MDNEAIREMFDSLGEVTIKRMFGGKGIYHQGRILALEVSGDILLKADAETAPDFAQAGAIQWVYDGKTKPVAMPYWTIPEAALDDPEELARWVALARAAALRAKQ; encoded by the coding sequence ATGGACAATGAGGCGATCCGCGAGATGTTCGACAGCCTCGGCGAGGTGACGATCAAGCGCATGTTTGGCGGCAAGGGCATCTATCACCAGGGCAGGATCCTGGCGCTCGAAGTGAGCGGCGACATCCTGCTCAAGGCTGACGCGGAGACTGCGCCGGACTTTGCGCAAGCCGGCGCCATCCAGTGGGTCTATGACGGCAAGACCAAGCCGGTGGCAATGCCCTACTGGACAATCCCCGAGGCAGCGCTTGATGATCCCGAGGAGCTTGCCAGATGGGTGGCTCTTGCCCGGGCCGCGGCACTGCGGGCGAAGCAGTAG
- a CDS encoding molybdopterin-binding/glycosyltransferase family 2 protein, with product MKFGPVAIADAEGAVLAHSLSLGTWRLKKGHVLTSADVMMLGQGGVTEVIVARLGDTDVGEDQAAEILAQAFSGAHIRAANAATGRVNLHATRAGLFRAERLSVDHFNAIDPAITFACLADRSSVLPDEMVATIKIIPLAVSGASLKQAKTAIAARNLAYVAPFRAMRVGLIATMLPTLKSTVMDKTRELLRSRLAPSGSRLVEESRVPHATDAVAAEIVRMGASYELVIVFGASAVTDRDDVIPAAIRKAGGAVERVGMPVDPGNLLVLGSAGNAQVIGAPGCARSPKENGFDWVLARVLAEETPSARDISRMGVGGLLKEIATRPQPRQQAARPDADQAAVSVGVVLLAAGKASRMGEAAGHKLLADFGGEPLIRKMARTALASGADATVVVTGHRGDDIAASLSGLALELVDNPDFASGMASSLKLGLGALAENFSGALVLLGDMPALRAEHLDRLVSAFVESGGTAIVRACDGDRRGNPVILPRSAFGEAMQLAGDVGARTLIESGAWPVIDVEIGPAARLDVDTPDAVRLAGGVTERKGAADGQ from the coding sequence ATGAAATTCGGCCCTGTCGCGATTGCTGACGCCGAGGGCGCGGTGCTGGCGCATTCGCTGTCACTGGGCACCTGGCGGCTGAAGAAAGGCCATGTGCTGACCAGCGCAGACGTGATGATGCTGGGGCAAGGGGGCGTGACCGAGGTGATCGTGGCACGGCTCGGCGACACCGATGTCGGGGAGGACCAGGCAGCGGAAATCCTGGCGCAGGCCTTTTCCGGCGCGCATATCCGGGCCGCCAATGCCGCCACCGGACGGGTCAACCTGCATGCGACGCGGGCCGGGCTGTTCCGGGCCGAACGGCTTTCGGTCGACCATTTCAATGCCATTGATCCGGCCATCACATTTGCCTGCCTTGCCGATCGCAGCTCGGTGCTGCCCGATGAAATGGTGGCGACCATCAAGATCATCCCGCTGGCGGTCTCGGGGGCTTCGCTCAAACAGGCTAAGACGGCCATTGCTGCGCGAAACCTCGCTTATGTCGCGCCGTTCCGGGCGATGCGCGTCGGGCTGATCGCAACCATGCTGCCGACGCTGAAATCCACCGTCATGGACAAGACCCGGGAGTTGCTGCGCAGCCGCCTGGCGCCGAGTGGCTCGCGCCTGGTCGAGGAAAGCCGGGTGCCGCACGCGACCGATGCGGTGGCTGCCGAGATTGTCCGAATGGGGGCAAGCTATGAACTGGTGATCGTGTTCGGGGCCTCGGCGGTGACCGATCGCGACGATGTCATTCCGGCCGCCATCCGCAAGGCCGGCGGCGCGGTGGAGCGGGTCGGCATGCCGGTCGATCCGGGCAATCTGCTGGTGCTGGGATCTGCCGGCAATGCCCAGGTGATCGGCGCGCCCGGCTGTGCCCGCAGTCCCAAGGAAAACGGTTTTGACTGGGTGCTGGCACGGGTTCTGGCCGAAGAGACGCCATCGGCGCGCGACATCTCCCGGATGGGGGTGGGCGGACTGCTCAAGGAGATCGCAACGCGGCCACAGCCACGGCAACAGGCAGCGCGGCCCGATGCCGACCAGGCAGCGGTCTCGGTCGGCGTTGTGCTGCTCGCGGCAGGCAAGGCCAGCCGCATGGGGGAGGCGGCCGGGCACAAGCTGCTGGCGGATTTCGGCGGCGAGCCGCTGATCCGCAAGATGGCGCGCACCGCCCTTGCCTCCGGGGCCGATGCGACGGTTGTGGTCACCGGCCATCGCGGCGATGACATTGCCGCGAGCCTTTCCGGCCTGGCGCTGGAGCTGGTGGACAATCCGGATTTCGCATCAGGCATGGCGTCTTCGCTGAAGCTTGGACTTGGTGCGCTTGCCGAGAATTTTTCGGGTGCGCTGGTGCTGCTGGGCGACATGCCGGCGCTGCGGGCGGAGCATCTCGACCGGCTTGTCAGCGCCTTCGTCGAAAGTGGCGGCACTGCGATCGTCCGCGCCTGTGACGGCGATCGCCGCGGTAATCCGGTGATCCTGCCGCGCTCGGCCTTTGGAGAGGCTATGCAGCTTGCCGGCGATGTCGGCGCGCGGACACTGATCGAGAGCGGCGCCTGGCCGGTGATCGATGTCGAGATCGGGCCGGCGGCACGGCTCGACGTCGACACCCCGGACGCGGTGCGTCTGGCCGGCGGGGTGACCGAGAGGAAAGGGGCTGCGGATGGACAATGA